The Mesotoga infera genome includes a window with the following:
- a CDS encoding DUF1295 domain-containing protein: MAYVILLNALVVFVYMSVFFAIGTAKKDNSVVDIGWGTGFVVVALFTLFVYGEFSSRQIITTVLVSFWGIRLTTHIFKRNWGRSEDFRYVQMREKWGEKVLIRSFLQIYMLQGLFMVIVSYSVMLINSHSGKPFGLLDVLGILIWICGFAIESIADLQLKDFVKTKKPGEIMKKGFWRYSRHPNYFGEAVQWWGIFIIALSIEGGFWAIISPITITVLLRFVSGVPYLERKYKAYPAFREYMKETNAFIPWFMRKKQRD, from the coding sequence TTATTCTGCTAAACGCCCTGGTAGTATTTGTCTACATGTCGGTATTCTTTGCAATCGGGACCGCAAAAAAAGATAACTCTGTCGTCGACATAGGATGGGGTACCGGATTCGTTGTAGTCGCCCTCTTTACACTTTTCGTATACGGCGAATTCAGTTCAAGACAGATAATAACAACTGTACTGGTTTCCTTCTGGGGAATAAGATTGACTACACATATATTCAAGAGAAACTGGGGCCGTAGTGAGGATTTTCGTTATGTACAGATGAGAGAGAAGTGGGGAGAGAAGGTATTGATTAGATCCTTCCTGCAAATCTATATGTTGCAGGGCCTTTTTATGGTGATTGTCTCTTATTCAGTAATGCTCATTAATAGCCATTCGGGGAAGCCCTTTGGACTTCTGGACGTTCTCGGAATCCTTATCTGGATTTGTGGCTTCGCAATCGAATCAATAGCAGACCTTCAATTGAAAGATTTCGTGAAGACGAAGAAGCCAGGGGAAATAATGAAAAAGGGGTTTTGGAGATACTCGCGCCACCCTAATTATTTCGGTGAGGCCGTTCAATGGTGGGGAATATTCATCATCGCTCTTTCCATTGAGGGCGGTTTCTGGGCAATAATCAGTCCAATTACAATCACTGTTTTGCTTAGATTTGTTTCCGGCGTTCCCTATCTCGAAAGAAAATATAAAGCCTATCCGGCATTTAGAGAATACATGAAAGAGACCAACGCCTTTATTCCATGGTTCATGCGAAAGAAGCAGCGTGATTGA
- a CDS encoding glycerol-3-phosphate acyltransferase, protein MEVVYSAIFAYLVGSIPTAFLIGKILYGFDIRKKGTGNMGASNMVAVKGWKIGIITGAIDFMKGMGTILIIKGVSAHWTYQMLFIAASFAAIGHMYPIFLKFRGGKGTATLAGGLIGLDYQVALICMVILLAFIAITNYAAPGVIAVSSVMIFLFRIFGYRWKISLLLIPVAVIMIARNLENVQRILRGEEPGLREHIRKKKKAIQEGA, encoded by the coding sequence ATGGAAGTTGTTTACTCCGCCATCTTTGCTTATCTAGTAGGATCTATTCCAACAGCCTTTCTTATTGGGAAGATTCTCTATGGGTTTGATATACGAAAGAAGGGTACTGGAAACATGGGCGCTTCGAATATGGTGGCTGTCAAGGGCTGGAAGATAGGTATCATCACAGGAGCTATCGACTTCATGAAGGGAATGGGCACGATTCTCATAATCAAAGGAGTCTCCGCTCATTGGACATATCAAATGCTTTTCATAGCGGCCAGCTTTGCTGCGATCGGTCATATGTATCCCATCTTTCTGAAGTTCAGGGGTGGGAAGGGAACTGCCACACTGGCCGGTGGCCTTATAGGTCTTGATTACCAGGTCGCGCTGATCTGTATGGTCATACTTCTCGCTTTTATCGCTATTACGAACTACGCGGCTCCAGGTGTTATCGCCGTCTCTTCAGTAATGATCTTCCTTTTCAGAATCTTCGGATACAGATGGAAAATATCTCTTCTGCTTATACCCGTTGCAGTGATTATGATAGCCAGAAATCTCGAGAATGTCCAAAGAATTTTGCGGGGAGAAGAACCGGGGTTGAGGGAGCACATAAGAAAAAAGAAAAAAGCAATACAAGAAGGGGCCTGA